The proteins below are encoded in one region of Mycolicibacterium neworleansense:
- a CDS encoding MFS transporter has protein sequence MPAWLTRNVRVLSAVSFLQDAASELLYPLLPIYLTAVLGAPPAVVGAVEGAAEGAAAMTKLAAGPLGDRFAKRPLIATGYGMAALGKVMVAAAGAWSGVLAGRVVDRLGKGIRGAPRDALLVVDIDDAARGRVFGFHRAMDTLGAVVGPLLGLAAYELLDHQIAPLLWVAVVPAVLSVVLVFLVSEKRRTQPVRERQPVFSRVRDLPGQYWRVTAVLVAFGLVNFPDALLLLRLNEIGFSVVEVILAYVTYNAVYALSSFPAGLLADRIGRLPVFGIGLVFFAVGYAGLGLTTDPLLAWLLIGSYGLFTGCTDGVSKAWVSSLVGSDLQGSAQGVFQGLSGFAVLGAGIWAGLLWTVIPGQPGQLPLLISGIAGAVFAVGLLGRSVLTRRR, from the coding sequence GTGCCCGCCTGGCTGACTCGCAATGTCCGCGTGTTGTCGGCGGTGTCCTTTTTGCAGGACGCCGCGAGCGAACTCCTCTATCCGCTGCTGCCGATCTATCTGACGGCCGTGCTCGGTGCCCCCCCGGCGGTGGTCGGGGCGGTCGAGGGGGCCGCCGAAGGCGCGGCGGCGATGACCAAGCTGGCCGCTGGCCCGCTCGGCGACCGCTTCGCCAAACGACCTCTGATCGCCACCGGTTACGGCATGGCCGCGCTCGGCAAGGTCATGGTGGCCGCGGCAGGCGCCTGGTCCGGCGTGCTCGCGGGGCGAGTCGTCGACCGGCTGGGCAAGGGCATCCGCGGCGCCCCACGCGACGCCCTGCTGGTCGTTGACATCGATGACGCCGCGCGCGGCCGGGTATTCGGATTTCACCGGGCCATGGACACTTTGGGGGCGGTCGTAGGACCGCTGCTGGGCCTGGCCGCCTACGAGCTGCTCGACCATCAGATCGCGCCGCTGCTGTGGGTCGCCGTGGTGCCCGCGGTCCTCAGCGTCGTGCTCGTGTTCCTGGTCTCCGAAAAACGTCGCACCCAGCCGGTGAGGGAGCGCCAGCCGGTGTTCTCCCGGGTGCGTGACCTGCCGGGGCAGTACTGGCGCGTGACGGCCGTGCTGGTGGCGTTCGGTCTGGTGAACTTTCCCGATGCATTGTTGTTGTTGCGGCTCAACGAGATCGGCTTCTCGGTTGTCGAGGTGATCCTGGCCTACGTCACCTACAACGCGGTCTATGCCCTGTCCAGTTTCCCGGCCGGGCTGCTGGCCGACCGGATCGGGCGGCTACCGGTGTTCGGTATCGGCCTGGTGTTCTTCGCCGTCGGCTACGCGGGGTTGGGGCTGACCACCGATCCGCTGCTGGCCTGGCTGCTGATCGGGTCCTACGGCCTGTTCACCGGCTGCACCGACGGCGTCAGCAAGGCCTGGGTGTCCTCATTGGTCGGCTCCGACCTGCAGGGCAGCGCCCAGGGAGTCTTCCAGGGGCTCAGCGGATTTGCCGTGCTGGGCGCCGGAATATGGGCCGGGCTGCTCTGGACTGTGATTCCAGGTCAGCCCGGCCAACTGCCGTTGTTGATCTCCGGGATCGCCGGGGCGGTGTTCGCGGTCGGGTTGCTCGGCCGCTCGGTGCTTACCCGGCGGCGCTGA